The following proteins are co-located in the Sphaeramia orbicularis chromosome 24, fSphaOr1.1, whole genome shotgun sequence genome:
- the LOC115415337 gene encoding uncharacterized protein LOC115415337 has translation MASFVTELQVSLNKTEALKLEAEGFSRVNVDLNKGAGRNNIYLWYKKQSEGVSITRVQVSFNDDMAVGLARAGYTKIPQNLNTGTKGDVIYLWYFKGTTEYDTPIKEVEVTDNAGAEAQMVKLNWERVTCDLNREAGGNWIHMWVKREKQTYICDVTATDSYDVDADLFKDGYIRMDENTNRGAGGSFVFLWYRQTADPCRALTSVAVSTNDFEYQELQQKGFIRVNVNLNEGTGSGPVYLWHKKEESTNPIKTIILLVNTGATEVFKDAGVTVIERSLNSGNVGRKEFLCFYQ, from the exons ATGGCT TCATTTGTCACAGAGCTCCAGGTTTCTCTGAATAAGACTGAGGCGCTGAAGCTGGAGGCGGAAGGCTTCAGTAGAGTCAATGTTGACCTGAACAAAGGGGCAGGAAGAAACAACATCTATCTTTGgtacaaaaaacaaagtgaaggGGTTTCCATCACCAGGGTTCAAGTTTCCTTCAACGACGACATGGCTGTCGGTTTGGCCAGAGCAGGGTACACCAAGATTCCCCAAAACCTCAACACTGGAACCAAAGGTGATGTCATCTACCTGTGGTACTTCAAAGGGACCACAGAGTACGACACCCCAATCAAGGAAGTCGAAGTCACTGACAATGCAGGAGCTGAAGCCCAGATGGTTAAACTGAACTGGGAGAGAGTGACCTGTGACCTGAACCGTGAAGCTGGAGGAAACTGGATCCACATGTGGGTGAAGAGAGAGAAGCAGACCTACATCTGCGACGTCACCGCCACCGACTCCTATGACGTAGATGCTGACCTCTTTAAAGATGGTTATATCCGCATGGATGAAAACACCAACAGAGGCGCTGGAGGAAGCTTTGTCTTTCTGTGGTACCGTCAGACCGCCGACCCCTGCCGTGCCCTCACCAGTGTGGCCGTCTCCACCAACGACTTCGAGTACCAGGAGCTTCAGCAGAAAGGATTCATCCGTGTGAACGTGAACCTCAATGAGGGCACTGGCAGTGGTCCTGTGTACCTGTGGCACAAGAAAGAAGAATCTACAAACCCCATCAAAACCATCATCCTGCTCGTTAACACAGGTGCGACTGAAGTGTTTAAGGATGCGGGTGTTACTGTGATTGAGAGAAGTCTCAACTCAGGCAACGTGGGCCGCAAAgagtttctgtgtttttatcaGTAA